The Oncorhynchus tshawytscha isolate Ot180627B linkage group LG32, Otsh_v2.0, whole genome shotgun sequence genome includes a region encoding these proteins:
- the sept3 gene encoding neuronal-specific septin-3 isoform X1 has protein sequence MDISPSHELDHPLSSMTFVDEEAEQLHDDITTYPRVYLSMAMSESIVPPEVRPKPAVPAKPPHVAAPSPTAPHGPSGLGGGVGVDRVPGLGHSGGGSTLLGYIGIDTIIEQMRKKTMKAGFDFNIMIVGHSGLGKSTLVNTLFKSQVSRWSSGWGSEHKIPKTVEIKAVSHVIEEGGVKMKLTVIDTPGFGDQINNENCWDPISKYINEQYEKFLKEEVNIARKKRIPDTRVHCCLYFISPTGHSLRQLDIEFMKHLSRVVNIIPVIAKSDTMTPDEKNEFKHRVRKELETHGIEYYPQNEFDDDMEDKNENDKIREAMPFAVVGSDKEFQVNGKRVLGRKTAWGVVEVENPNHCEFALLRDFLIRSHLQDLKEVTHNIHYETYRARRLNDNGGLHPISANNTQESNL, from the exons CCATGTCAGAGTCCATTGTTCCCCCTGAAGTGAGACCCAAACCTGCTGTCCCTGCCAAGCCCCCTCATGTGGCAGCACCATCCCCCACAGCACCCCATGGACCATCAGGGCTAGGTGGCGGGGTTGGGGTTGATCGAGTTCCAGGGTTGGGACACTCTGGTGGTGGATCCACGTTGCTGGGATACATTGGGATTGACACCATCATCGAACAGATGAGGAAGAAGACCATGAAGGCTGGTTTCGACTTCAATATTATGATAGTGG gtcacaGCGGGCTGGGGAAGTCAACGCTGGTGAACACGCTGTTCAAGTCCCAGGTCAGCAGGTGGAGCTCAGGATGGGGCAGCGAGCATAAGATCCCCAAGACAGTGGAGATCAAGGCTGTGTCCCACG TGATCGAGGAGGGCGGGGTGAAGATGAAGTTGACAGTAATCGACACACCGGGTTTTGGTGATCAGATCAACAATGAAAACTG CTGGGATCCCATCTCCAAGTACATCAACGAACAGTATGAGAAGTTCCTGAAGGAAGAGGTCAATATTGCTCGAAAGAAGCGAATCCCTGACACCAGAGTTCACTGCTGCCTCTACTTTATCTCCCCAACGGGACACTC tcttcgACAGCTAGACATTGAGTTTATGAAGCACCTAAGTCGTGTGGTGAACATCATCCCCGTCATTGCCAAGTCTGACACCATGACCCCTGACGAGAAGAATGAGTTCAAACACAGG GTGAGGAAGGAGCTGGAGACACATGGGATTGAGTACTACCCGCAGAATGAGTTTGATGATGACATGGAGGATAAGAATGAAAATGACAAGATTAGG GAGGCCATGCCCTTTGCAGTGGTGGGCAGCGACAAGGAGTTCCAAGTGAACGGCAAAAGGGTTCTGGGGAGGAAGACAGCCTGGGGTGTGGTAGAAG TTGAAAATCCCAATCACTGCGAATTTGCTCTGCTACGAGATTTCCTCATCAG GTCTCACCTCCAGGACCTGAAGGAAGTCACCCACAACATCCACTATGAAACCTACCGCGCCAGGAGACTCAACGACAACGGAGGTCTGCACCCCATCTCGGCCAACAACACTCAGGAGAGCAACCTTTAA
- the sept3 gene encoding neuronal-specific septin-3 isoform X2 encodes MSESIVPPEVRPKPAVPAKPPHVAAPSPTAPHGPSGLGGGVGVDRVPGLGHSGGGSTLLGYIGIDTIIEQMRKKTMKAGFDFNIMIVGHSGLGKSTLVNTLFKSQVSRWSSGWGSEHKIPKTVEIKAVSHVIEEGGVKMKLTVIDTPGFGDQINNENCWDPISKYINEQYEKFLKEEVNIARKKRIPDTRVHCCLYFISPTGHSLRQLDIEFMKHLSRVVNIIPVIAKSDTMTPDEKNEFKHRVRKELETHGIEYYPQNEFDDDMEDKNENDKIREAMPFAVVGSDKEFQVNGKRVLGRKTAWGVVEVENPNHCEFALLRDFLIRSHLQDLKEVTHNIHYETYRARRLNDNGGLHPISANNTQESNL; translated from the exons ATGTCAGAGTCCATTGTTCCCCCTGAAGTGAGACCCAAACCTGCTGTCCCTGCCAAGCCCCCTCATGTGGCAGCACCATCCCCCACAGCACCCCATGGACCATCAGGGCTAGGTGGCGGGGTTGGGGTTGATCGAGTTCCAGGGTTGGGACACTCTGGTGGTGGATCCACGTTGCTGGGATACATTGGGATTGACACCATCATCGAACAGATGAGGAAGAAGACCATGAAGGCTGGTTTCGACTTCAATATTATGATAGTGG gtcacaGCGGGCTGGGGAAGTCAACGCTGGTGAACACGCTGTTCAAGTCCCAGGTCAGCAGGTGGAGCTCAGGATGGGGCAGCGAGCATAAGATCCCCAAGACAGTGGAGATCAAGGCTGTGTCCCACG TGATCGAGGAGGGCGGGGTGAAGATGAAGTTGACAGTAATCGACACACCGGGTTTTGGTGATCAGATCAACAATGAAAACTG CTGGGATCCCATCTCCAAGTACATCAACGAACAGTATGAGAAGTTCCTGAAGGAAGAGGTCAATATTGCTCGAAAGAAGCGAATCCCTGACACCAGAGTTCACTGCTGCCTCTACTTTATCTCCCCAACGGGACACTC tcttcgACAGCTAGACATTGAGTTTATGAAGCACCTAAGTCGTGTGGTGAACATCATCCCCGTCATTGCCAAGTCTGACACCATGACCCCTGACGAGAAGAATGAGTTCAAACACAGG GTGAGGAAGGAGCTGGAGACACATGGGATTGAGTACTACCCGCAGAATGAGTTTGATGATGACATGGAGGATAAGAATGAAAATGACAAGATTAGG GAGGCCATGCCCTTTGCAGTGGTGGGCAGCGACAAGGAGTTCCAAGTGAACGGCAAAAGGGTTCTGGGGAGGAAGACAGCCTGGGGTGTGGTAGAAG TTGAAAATCCCAATCACTGCGAATTTGCTCTGCTACGAGATTTCCTCATCAG GTCTCACCTCCAGGACCTGAAGGAAGTCACCCACAACATCCACTATGAAACCTACCGCGCCAGGAGACTCAACGACAACGGAGGTCTGCACCCCATCTCGGCCAACAACACTCAGGAGAGCAACCTTTAA